A stretch of the Chitinophaga sp. Cy-1792 genome encodes the following:
- the nusG gene encoding transcription termination/antitermination protein NusG: MDATNTPAQETKWYVLRVVSGKEKKVKEYLDIEVRRSDWGNVISQVFLPVEKVYKVQAGKKVMREKNFYPGYVMIEAIDGKMTDEVIQAIRNVSGVIHFLGKEKPIALRKAEVNKMLGKVDELSDQGLTMSEPFIVGETIKIIDGPFNDFNGVIEEVIEDKKKLKVTVKIFGRATPVELNFMQVEKLS; this comes from the coding sequence ATGGACGCAACCAATACTCCTGCGCAGGAAACAAAGTGGTACGTGCTCCGCGTTGTTAGTGGGAAGGAAAAAAAAGTGAAGGAATACCTGGATATCGAAGTGCGTCGCTCTGATTGGGGTAACGTTATTTCTCAAGTGTTCCTGCCAGTAGAAAAAGTTTATAAAGTGCAAGCTGGTAAAAAAGTAATGCGCGAAAAAAACTTCTATCCTGGTTATGTGATGATCGAAGCGATAGACGGTAAAATGACCGACGAAGTAATCCAGGCCATCAGAAACGTGTCTGGTGTTATCCACTTCCTCGGAAAAGAAAAACCTATCGCCCTCCGTAAAGCAGAAGTAAACAAAATGTTAGGTAAAGTGGATGAACTCTCTGACCAGGGCCTCACCATGAGCGAACCTTTCATCGTTGGCGAAACCATCAAAATTATCGATGGTCCTTTCAATGACTTTAATGGTGTCATCGAAGAAGTGATCGAAGACAAGAAAAAACTGAAAGTAACCGTGAAAATCTTTGGTCGCGCTACTCCAGTAGAACTCAACTTCATGCAGGTAGAAAAACTCTCCTAG
- a CDS encoding transglutaminase domain-containing protein, which produces MKVANILILLLLCSLLPSNANCQNRDISDPNYWSHYKDTAKPLPFLQIPAKVITTPKEIGKWLQTNCSNEIDRLKAIYAWMGSHIFYDYPGMKNLAPYRSIYELSNKTLRTRKGVCDNYASLFWDIANAAGISTYKVSGYTRVGEVVDTAAGHGHAWNAVNVNNKWYIIDATWGAATDKTTGKNNFNWFFFMLPPEKAIRIFIPTDPLFQFLTHPFTHTEIALNDWQHAASRPIFAFEDTLRRWPQLDSTTWVRNQITRIEKYKASNNIVVGELQYLKNLLDIYIRNEEVDRYNKSIK; this is translated from the coding sequence ATGAAAGTTGCCAACATCCTTATACTGCTGCTCCTATGCAGCCTCCTCCCATCAAATGCCAATTGCCAGAACCGCGATATCAGCGACCCCAACTACTGGAGCCATTATAAAGACACCGCCAAACCATTGCCATTCCTCCAGATCCCCGCAAAAGTCATCACCACACCAAAGGAAATAGGCAAATGGCTGCAAACAAATTGCAGCAATGAAATAGACCGACTGAAAGCCATATACGCCTGGATGGGCTCGCATATCTTCTATGATTATCCTGGTATGAAAAATCTTGCCCCCTACAGGAGTATCTATGAACTAAGCAACAAAACGCTCAGAACCAGAAAAGGTGTCTGCGATAATTATGCCTCACTGTTCTGGGATATTGCCAACGCGGCCGGCATCAGTACCTATAAAGTATCCGGCTATACCCGTGTAGGGGAGGTGGTAGATACTGCCGCAGGACATGGACATGCCTGGAATGCCGTGAATGTCAATAACAAATGGTATATCATTGATGCCACCTGGGGAGCGGCAACCGACAAAACAACCGGCAAAAATAATTTCAACTGGTTCTTTTTTATGTTGCCACCAGAGAAAGCCATCAGGATTTTTATCCCTACTGACCCACTGTTTCAATTTCTTACACATCCGTTTACACACACGGAAATCGCACTGAATGACTGGCAACACGCTGCCTCCCGCCCGATTTTCGCCTTCGAAGATACATTGAGGCGCTGGCCACAACTGGACTCAACTACCTGGGTGAGAAACCAGATTACCAGAATTGAAAAGTATAAGGCCTCCAATAACATCGTTGTGGGAGAATTGCAGTACCTGAAAAACCTGCTGGACATTTATATCAGGAATGAAGAAGTCGACCGCTATAACAAATCAATTAAATAG
- a CDS encoding transglutaminase domain-containing protein — MKTTTSIVLALIISIASLGQSAQKNTALTDSSVIKIPDIALETPEVLGHWLKKNTPNHYEAVKALYYWMGDHIFYDVRLLRMVMSTEPGKHHPYKDTVDAAIKTLSSRGANCQGYTSLFFEVCRYADIPVDFISGYTYKHGQVDLDASHAWIGIKLNGHWGIIDPTWGAGTVDDKSRFAFNFNWRNFMIPPETAIFTHVPFDPIYQYLDHPIKPAEIRDQTTTEALKRPAVNFEDTLAAVKKEAMLTQIQGRLRRMQELGVINPLQEAEVKVLTSNIPAANYATDKASGAESRYRALIDRYNKLVHDSNDFSSFMSKGMKPAKTNKEIIDWMDRLCKEGPDIITALNGLTFQSPEITQNCQHLISSVQSLSARLQDTRKQVTDYLNKKA, encoded by the coding sequence ATGAAAACAACAACTTCAATAGTATTGGCGCTGATTATCTCCATTGCCTCTTTAGGACAGTCTGCCCAGAAGAATACCGCCCTGACCGATAGCTCCGTTATCAAAATCCCGGATATCGCACTGGAAACACCTGAAGTATTAGGGCATTGGCTCAAAAAAAATACCCCCAACCACTACGAAGCAGTGAAAGCACTGTACTATTGGATGGGAGATCATATTTTCTATGATGTACGCCTGTTGAGGATGGTGATGTCAACAGAACCTGGTAAACATCATCCCTATAAAGATACCGTTGATGCGGCTATTAAGACGCTCAGCTCCCGTGGCGCCAATTGCCAGGGATATACTTCCCTGTTTTTCGAAGTATGCCGGTATGCCGATATTCCGGTAGATTTTATCTCCGGCTATACCTATAAACACGGACAGGTAGACCTCGATGCGAGTCACGCCTGGATAGGTATTAAGTTAAATGGCCATTGGGGAATTATTGATCCTACCTGGGGGGCAGGAACTGTGGATGATAAAAGCCGGTTTGCATTCAATTTTAACTGGAGAAATTTCATGATCCCGCCGGAAACGGCCATTTTTACACATGTGCCGTTTGACCCGATCTACCAGTACCTCGATCATCCCATCAAACCCGCTGAAATCAGGGACCAGACAACCACAGAAGCATTAAAAAGACCTGCCGTTAACTTTGAAGACACGCTGGCCGCCGTTAAAAAGGAAGCCATGCTCACGCAAATCCAGGGCAGACTCCGCCGTATGCAGGAACTTGGTGTTATCAACCCACTCCAGGAAGCAGAAGTGAAAGTCCTCACCAGCAACATTCCTGCGGCTAATTATGCCACAGACAAAGCCTCTGGCGCAGAAAGCAGATATCGCGCACTGATAGACCGCTATAACAAACTGGTACACGACTCCAACGACTTTTCCTCCTTCATGAGCAAAGGCATGAAACCTGCTAAAACCAATAAAGAAATTATAGATTGGATGGACAGACTTTGTAAAGAAGGGCCGGATATCATTACCGCACTGAATGGATTGACTTTTCAGTCGCCGGAAATAACCCAGAATTGCCAGCACCTTATCAGTTCTGTTCAGTCTCTTTCTGCACGCCTGCAAGATACCCGTAAACAGGTTACAGACTATTTAAATAAGAAGGCTTAG
- a CDS encoding transglutaminase domain-containing protein, translating to MKAILLFCLLLVFNAAAQEKRYRVPDTVPANADSLATWINKNCTDEREKLATLYSWMSSHIRYDLKGMYSMKNQVRGLDTMGLVNHVLTSGKAVCSGFACTFIAVAKRMDIPALYVIGYCFDPRKKMIDSSHAWVAVKTSTGWSLVDPTWGAGGTIVNHRKFLWWWYKKVYYLEGLDWRYFMQPNEVFINDHVPYDPLYQFTAYPVSNDSIRKKNRRADSTLPAFAFNDTLRYYNNLRNADASQNSIARIRRYGTANHLVSRHINYLRSNLPFWQMEDDKNSGHYTKYIDTRLQLNKLQADYANIQQATNAGEVIWPDVAGRLLALQTATDSLEQAMAGIVITYTEVKYKLMANLREVRFLQKQILRQQLYARKKIETIR from the coding sequence ATGAAAGCAATACTGCTGTTCTGTTTACTGTTAGTCTTTAATGCTGCTGCCCAGGAAAAAAGGTACAGGGTGCCTGATACCGTTCCAGCCAATGCAGATTCCCTTGCCACCTGGATTAATAAAAACTGCACAGACGAACGGGAGAAGCTGGCGACGCTATATAGCTGGATGTCTTCTCATATCCGGTATGACCTGAAAGGGATGTATTCGATGAAGAACCAGGTAAGAGGGCTTGATACCATGGGATTGGTAAACCATGTATTGACTTCCGGAAAGGCTGTTTGTTCAGGGTTTGCCTGCACATTTATTGCGGTGGCAAAAAGAATGGATATCCCTGCGCTTTATGTTATTGGCTACTGCTTTGATCCCAGGAAGAAAATGATAGATTCCTCACATGCCTGGGTTGCGGTAAAAACCAGCACGGGCTGGTCGTTGGTAGATCCTACCTGGGGTGCCGGCGGAACAATAGTGAACCACCGAAAATTCCTATGGTGGTGGTATAAAAAGGTGTATTATTTGGAGGGACTCGATTGGCGGTACTTTATGCAGCCCAATGAAGTTTTTATCAACGACCATGTGCCCTATGATCCCCTGTACCAGTTTACCGCGTATCCTGTCAGCAATGACTCCATCAGAAAAAAGAACAGGCGGGCCGATTCTACACTACCGGCATTTGCTTTCAACGATACACTGCGTTATTATAACAACCTCAGAAATGCAGATGCCAGTCAGAACAGCATTGCGAGAATACGACGGTATGGAACAGCCAACCACCTGGTATCCCGCCATATCAATTATCTGCGGAGCAATTTACCTTTCTGGCAAATGGAGGATGATAAAAACTCCGGACATTATACAAAATACATCGATACCCGATTGCAGCTAAACAAGTTACAGGCCGACTATGCCAATATTCAACAGGCAACCAACGCCGGGGAAGTGATATGGCCAGATGTTGCCGGCAGGCTGCTGGCGTTGCAGACAGCAACAGATTCGCTGGAGCAAGCCATGGCTGGCATCGTGATTACCTACACTGAAGTGAAATACAAGCTGATGGCCAATTTGAGAGAGGTCAGATTTTTACAGAAGCAGATATTACGGCAACAGCTATACGCCAGAAAGAAAATCGAAACGATTAGATGA
- a CDS encoding transglutaminase domain-containing protein, with amino-acid sequence MRLFAAIMAAGMFVGTLPVFAQTAKPKAVAKPVITYVTIPDTEVLTTTAMAGWLKTNSKSTTESLKSIYAWVGKNIAYDTHDTYNPQYYKDTADAVAKTLRSRQAICYGYASLFVDIAQKAGIPSIVVTGYTIQDGELSAGGSHAWVAAMDNGQWVLIDPTWAAGGVNSSNMFVPSFNWKYFMVQPAVFLKTHVPYDPMYQFLDHPFRHDEIRDRNWSAAASRPVFAYADSIKAWQQLDYKGRTVSSLDRIRRYGVSNAYVSNELSYLMQVLDVTKHNEEVDITNKEVGKYNWANSKYNRLVVDFNDYINFKNNQFTPAKTDEEIRNWMDSMVKDLAAIQKLVGEIQFTDDHNKQQVEDTKRMVTQMKTRIDEEQAFVTKYLKTGKLFRKSLFYKMRWI; translated from the coding sequence ATGAGACTATTCGCCGCCATCATGGCAGCAGGGATGTTCGTTGGAACATTGCCTGTCTTTGCACAAACGGCCAAACCTAAAGCTGTAGCTAAACCGGTGATAACCTATGTCACCATTCCTGATACTGAAGTGCTTACCACGACCGCTATGGCCGGCTGGTTAAAGACCAACAGTAAGAGCACCACCGAATCTTTAAAATCCATTTATGCGTGGGTAGGTAAAAATATTGCCTACGACACCCATGATACCTATAATCCTCAATATTATAAGGATACAGCCGACGCCGTGGCTAAAACCCTGCGTTCCAGGCAGGCCATCTGCTATGGTTATGCCTCGCTTTTTGTTGATATCGCTCAAAAGGCCGGTATTCCTTCCATAGTGGTGACTGGGTACACGATCCAGGACGGAGAATTGAGTGCCGGCGGAAGTCATGCCTGGGTAGCTGCTATGGATAACGGACAATGGGTATTGATAGATCCAACCTGGGCGGCTGGTGGTGTGAATAGCTCCAATATGTTTGTGCCGTCTTTCAATTGGAAATATTTCATGGTACAGCCAGCTGTTTTTTTAAAGACACATGTGCCATACGATCCGATGTACCAGTTTCTTGACCATCCATTCAGACATGATGAAATCAGGGACCGTAACTGGTCGGCGGCCGCTTCCAGACCAGTTTTTGCCTATGCAGACAGTATAAAGGCATGGCAGCAGCTGGATTATAAGGGCCGTACCGTCAGTTCCCTGGACCGTATTCGCCGTTATGGAGTGAGCAATGCCTATGTATCCAATGAGCTGAGTTACCTGATGCAGGTGCTGGATGTGACCAAACACAATGAAGAAGTAGATATTACGAATAAAGAAGTTGGTAAATATAATTGGGCTAACAGTAAGTATAACAGGCTGGTGGTAGATTTTAATGATTATATCAATTTCAAGAACAACCAGTTTACACCTGCAAAAACGGATGAGGAAATCCGTAACTGGATGGATAGTATGGTAAAAGACCTGGCAGCAATACAAAAGCTGGTAGGAGAGATTCAGTTTACCGACGACCATAACAAGCAGCAGGTAGAGGATACAAAACGAATGGTGACGCAGATGAAAACCAGGATAGATGAGGAGCAGGCATTTGTGACGAAGTACCTCAAAACAGGTAAGCTTTTCAGGAAATCTTTATTTTATAAGATGAGGTGGATATAG
- a CDS encoding transglutaminase domain-containing protein encodes MKLYLALAAALVTAGSAFGQAPKPTAAAAATIVSIPEEATGSPAAMAKWLKAHTSSSMQLQRSLYNWIAKNIRYDVPGMYQQRDYRDTTAALQRVLRSREGVCTDYASLYAKVCQEAGIPAFTVNGYCLENGTLSPTGAHDWVAVKNGGQWTITDPTWGAGTVNGATFTPQLNWDWFQLSPQAAIKRHIPFDPMWQLLANPVRHDEVGVSRQSGPTFNYNDTIALYFRSARYERMAGMLGRIERYGGASNPFVQAELDWLRQTVKVLAGNREIEERNRLIDKFTAVNKEYSEVVRLYNDYVTYKNKQFQPEQSDVAIRKMMEGMTGRLKAVEQELSGMKSTDAAMAGHLNELNAAVSDLRGKVNVEEGFVNKYIKTEKDKRRSLFYADVVQKS; translated from the coding sequence ATGAAATTATATTTAGCCTTGGCAGCGGCGTTGGTGACAGCCGGTTCTGCATTTGGGCAAGCACCTAAGCCAACTGCAGCAGCGGCTGCAACGATTGTTTCTATTCCTGAGGAGGCTACTGGCTCCCCGGCAGCCATGGCTAAGTGGTTGAAGGCGCATACCAGTAGCAGTATGCAGTTACAGCGCTCTTTGTACAACTGGATAGCTAAGAATATCCGTTATGATGTGCCGGGAATGTACCAGCAGCGTGATTATCGGGATACCACAGCAGCCTTGCAGCGGGTGTTAAGGTCGCGTGAGGGTGTTTGTACCGATTATGCCAGTTTGTACGCAAAAGTTTGTCAGGAAGCTGGTATTCCCGCATTTACAGTAAATGGGTATTGTCTGGAGAATGGTACTTTATCACCGACGGGCGCACATGACTGGGTAGCGGTGAAAAATGGTGGTCAGTGGACGATTACCGATCCTACCTGGGGTGCCGGGACAGTAAATGGGGCTACTTTCACGCCGCAGCTGAACTGGGATTGGTTCCAGTTATCGCCACAGGCGGCCATAAAACGACATATTCCGTTTGATCCGATGTGGCAGTTGCTGGCTAATCCGGTAAGGCATGATGAGGTGGGGGTGAGCAGGCAGTCTGGCCCTACCTTTAATTACAATGATACCATTGCTTTGTATTTCAGATCTGCCAGGTATGAGCGTATGGCGGGCATGTTGGGTAGGATAGAGCGTTATGGCGGGGCTTCCAATCCATTTGTGCAGGCGGAGCTGGATTGGTTAAGGCAGACGGTGAAGGTGCTCGCGGGCAACCGGGAGATAGAGGAGCGTAACAGGCTGATCGATAAGTTTACAGCAGTAAATAAGGAGTATAGTGAGGTAGTTCGATTATATAACGATTATGTAACATACAAAAACAAGCAGTTTCAGCCGGAGCAGTCAGATGTGGCGATCAGGAAGATGATGGAGGGGATGACGGGCCGGTTGAAGGCGGTGGAGCAGGAGTTGTCGGGTATGAAGAGTACGGATGCTGCTATGGCAGGGCATTTGAATGAGTTGAATGCAGCGGTGAGTGATTTACGGGGTAAGGTGAATGTGGAGGAGGGGTTTGTGAATAAGTATATAAAGACGGAGAAGGATAAGCGTCGCTCATTATTTTATGCAGATGTGGTGCAGAAGTCTTAA
- the rplK gene encoding 50S ribosomal protein L11, which produces MAKEIATYVKLQVKGGQANPAPPIGPALGSKGVNIMEFCKQFNARTQDKIGKVLPVLLTVYTDKSFDFVIKTPPAPVQLLEAAKIQSGSKEPNRNKVGKVTWAQVEAIAQDKMPDLNCFTLNSAMSMVAGTARSMGITVEGKAPWEN; this is translated from the coding sequence ATGGCAAAAGAGATCGCAACGTACGTGAAATTGCAGGTAAAAGGCGGCCAGGCCAATCCTGCACCTCCAATTGGACCTGCACTGGGTTCCAAAGGTGTGAACATCATGGAGTTCTGCAAACAGTTCAATGCTCGTACCCAGGATAAAATTGGGAAAGTATTACCTGTTTTGCTGACAGTTTACACAGACAAATCCTTTGACTTCGTAATTAAGACTCCTCCGGCTCCAGTTCAGCTGTTGGAAGCTGCCAAAATTCAAAGTGGTTCTAAAGAGCCTAACCGTAACAAAGTTGGTAAAGTAACCTGGGCTCAGGTTGAAGCTATTGCTCAGGACAAAATGCCTGATCTGAACTGCTTCACTCTGAACAGTGCTATGAGCATGGTTGCGGGTACTGCACGCAGCATGGGTATTACTGTAGAGGGTAAAGCTCCTTGGGAAAACTAA
- the rplA gene encoding 50S ribosomal protein L1 — protein sequence MATKKRKVAEAKVDKNKVYSLKEASTLVKDINCTKFDSSVDLHIRLGVDPKKADQAIRGSVTLPHGTGKTKKVLVLCTPDKEAAAKEAGADFVGLDEFITKIESGWTDVDVIVATPAVMPKIGKLGKILGPRNLMPNPKTGTVTNDVAAAVNDVKGGKITFKVDKAGIIHASIGRVSFGVEKLEQNSLELINAIIKLKPATAKGTYLKGLAMASTMSPGIAIDTKSVQN from the coding sequence ATGGCAACTAAAAAGAGAAAAGTAGCTGAAGCGAAAGTAGACAAAAACAAAGTTTACTCTCTGAAAGAGGCTTCTACCTTAGTTAAGGATATTAACTGCACTAAATTCGACTCTTCTGTCGATTTGCATATCCGCTTAGGCGTTGATCCTAAGAAAGCAGACCAGGCTATCCGTGGTTCCGTAACGCTTCCTCACGGTACTGGTAAAACTAAAAAAGTGTTAGTACTTTGCACCCCTGACAAAGAGGCGGCTGCTAAAGAAGCTGGCGCAGATTTCGTAGGTCTGGACGAGTTCATCACTAAGATTGAAAGCGGTTGGACTGACGTTGATGTAATCGTAGCTACACCTGCTGTGATGCCTAAAATCGGTAAACTGGGTAAAATCTTAGGTCCTCGTAACCTGATGCCTAACCCTAAAACCGGTACTGTTACTAACGATGTTGCAGCGGCAGTTAACGATGTAAAAGGTGGTAAAATCACTTTCAAGGTTGATAAAGCTGGTATCATCCACGCTTCTATCGGTCGTGTATCTTTCGGTGTTGAGAAACTTGAGCAGAACTCCCTGGAGCTGATCAATGCTATCATCAAGCTGAAACCAGCTACCGCTAAAGGTACTTACCTGAAAGGCCTGGCTATGGCTTCTACCATGAGCCCTGGTATCGCTATCGACACTAAATCTGTTCAAAACTAA
- the rplJ gene encoding 50S ribosomal protein L10: MNKDQKNEVIELLKGKFSQYNNFYITNTESLSVAQVNTLRKECFNKNVEMKVAKNTLIKKALESLDAEKYAGVFDALNGVTALMFSDSPKEPALIISSFRKANNKLEKPVLKAAFVADEIFVGDNQLKALTEIKTKNELIGEVIGLLQSPAKRVIAALLEKGKNEGGEVVAAEAPAAE; encoded by the coding sequence ATGAATAAAGATCAAAAAAACGAAGTGATCGAACTGCTGAAAGGCAAGTTCTCTCAATACAACAACTTCTACATCACTAACACCGAATCACTGTCTGTAGCGCAGGTTAATACCCTGAGGAAAGAGTGTTTCAACAAGAATGTAGAAATGAAAGTTGCTAAAAACACCCTGATTAAGAAGGCGTTAGAGTCTCTGGATGCTGAAAAGTATGCAGGTGTATTCGATGCACTGAATGGTGTTACTGCACTGATGTTCTCTGATTCTCCAAAAGAACCGGCACTGATCATCTCTTCTTTCCGTAAAGCGAACAACAAACTGGAAAAACCAGTTCTGAAAGCTGCTTTCGTTGCTGACGAAATTTTCGTAGGCGACAACCAGCTGAAAGCGCTGACCGAAATCAAGACCAAAAACGAGCTCATCGGCGAAGTTATCGGTCTGTTGCAATCTCCTGCAAAACGCGTTATCGCTGCATTGCTGGAAAAAGGCAAGAACGAAGGTGGCGAAGTTGTTGCAGCAGAAGCTCCAGCAGCAGAGTAA
- the rplL gene encoding 50S ribosomal protein L7/L12 translates to MADVKALAEQLVGLTVKEVQELADVLKNEYGIEPAAAAVVVSGGGDAPAVEEKTAFNVVLKSAGASKLNVVKVVKDLTGLGLKEAKELVDGAPKSVKEGVSKAEAEDLKAKLTEAGADVEIQ, encoded by the coding sequence ATGGCAGACGTAAAAGCATTAGCCGAACAATTAGTTGGTTTAACTGTTAAGGAAGTTCAGGAACTCGCAGATGTACTGAAAAATGAGTATGGTATCGAACCAGCTGCTGCTGCGGTAGTAGTTTCTGGCGGTGGCGATGCTCCAGCTGTAGAAGAAAAAACTGCATTCAACGTAGTTCTGAAATCTGCAGGTGCTAGCAAACTGAACGTAGTTAAGGTTGTTAAAGACCTGACTGGCCTCGGTCTGAAAGAAGCAAAAGAACTGGTTGACGGCGCTCCAAAATCAGTGAAAGAAGGCGTTAGCAAAGCAGAAGCAGAAGATCTGAAAGCTAAGCTGACTGAAGCTGGTGCTGATGTTGAAATTCAGTAA